The proteins below come from a single Azospirillum thiophilum genomic window:
- a CDS encoding amylo-alpha-1,6-glucosidase, whose translation MSDFVRTLSHDVLENGSDSTGTREWLVANGLGGYASGAVSGAVTRRYHGLLIAALPAPLGRVLMLSQLSDTVVDADGRDYWLSSREASGDPGEDGQTAALQEFRMESGLPVWRFRAGSVLIEKQIVLPHGQNIVHVTYRVLEAGQAVQLRLRPVLAFRTQESAVDKPLAGAYRITAEGQRYEVSAGPDLPVLRMAIEGGDFSMTLDGGIRREIYYRVEDERGYQARGSLWTPGYFSGEVSAGRSITFAAATEEWWRLEALPPGDVLGFETERRRRIIQNAHPSLRTGAMADLVLSADSFLFVPAGRVADQMRARAEGEEVRTVIAGYHWFTDWGRDTMIALEGLTLATGRHMEAGWILHTFGHYIRDGLIPNMFPDGKDRGLYHTADATLWFFHALNRYLGVTGDRDTLRLLLPRLREVIDFHRRGTRFGIGVDPRDGLLRQGQEGYQLTWMDAKVEDWVVTPRRGKAVEINALWYNALRLMAGWLREEEGEATARPLDELADQAYASFNARFWCQSAGHLFDVVDGDHGDDIACRPNQIFAVSLDHPVLERDRWEPVVETVRSRLLTPVGLRSLAPGSHDYKAKYFGDLRARDAAYHQGTVWGWLIGPYVDAWLKLHPEDKAGARRLLESFLPHLDEAGIGTISEIFDAEAPFTPRGCISQAWSVAEVLRCWVKTEG comes from the coding sequence ATGTCTGATTTCGTTCGCACCCTGTCGCACGACGTGCTCGAGAACGGTTCCGACAGCACGGGAACCCGGGAATGGCTCGTCGCGAACGGCCTCGGCGGCTACGCATCGGGGGCGGTTTCGGGGGCGGTGACGCGGCGTTACCACGGGCTGCTGATCGCGGCGCTGCCGGCACCGCTCGGCCGGGTACTGATGCTGAGCCAGTTGAGCGACACCGTCGTCGATGCCGACGGCCGTGATTACTGGTTGAGCAGCCGCGAGGCGAGCGGCGACCCCGGCGAGGATGGGCAGACCGCGGCATTGCAGGAATTCCGGATGGAATCCGGCCTGCCGGTCTGGCGCTTCCGTGCCGGCAGCGTGCTGATCGAGAAGCAGATCGTGCTGCCGCACGGACAGAACATCGTCCATGTGACCTATCGTGTGCTGGAGGCCGGACAGGCAGTCCAGTTGCGGCTGCGCCCCGTGCTGGCCTTCCGGACACAGGAATCGGCGGTGGACAAGCCGCTGGCCGGCGCCTACCGCATCACCGCGGAGGGTCAGCGCTACGAGGTGTCGGCCGGTCCCGACCTGCCGGTCCTGCGCATGGCGATCGAGGGCGGGGACTTTTCCATGACGCTCGACGGCGGCATCCGCCGCGAGATCTATTACCGGGTGGAGGACGAGCGTGGCTACCAGGCGCGCGGCTCGCTGTGGACGCCCGGCTATTTCAGCGGTGAGGTCAGTGCCGGGCGGAGCATCACCTTCGCCGCCGCGACCGAAGAGTGGTGGCGGCTGGAAGCCTTGCCGCCGGGCGACGTGCTGGGATTCGAGACGGAACGCCGCCGCCGCATCATCCAGAACGCCCACCCGTCCCTGCGCACCGGCGCCATGGCGGACCTCGTGTTGTCCGCCGACAGCTTCCTGTTCGTGCCGGCCGGCCGCGTCGCCGACCAGATGCGGGCACGGGCGGAGGGCGAGGAGGTGCGGACGGTGATCGCCGGCTACCACTGGTTCACCGATTGGGGTCGCGACACCATGATCGCGCTGGAAGGGCTGACGCTGGCCACCGGCCGCCACATGGAGGCCGGCTGGATCCTGCACACCTTCGGCCACTACATCCGCGACGGCCTGATTCCCAACATGTTCCCCGACGGCAAGGATCGCGGGCTGTACCATACGGCGGATGCCACGCTGTGGTTCTTCCATGCGCTGAACCGCTATCTGGGCGTCACCGGCGACCGCGACACGCTGCGGCTGCTGTTGCCAAGGCTGCGCGAGGTGATCGACTTCCACCGCCGCGGCACCCGTTTCGGCATCGGCGTCGATCCCCGCGACGGGCTGCTGCGCCAGGGCCAGGAGGGCTACCAGCTGACCTGGATGGACGCCAAGGTCGAGGATTGGGTGGTCACGCCGCGCCGGGGCAAGGCGGTGGAGATCAATGCCCTGTGGTACAACGCATTGCGCCTGATGGCAGGCTGGCTGCGCGAGGAGGAGGGCGAGGCCACGGCACGCCCGCTGGACGAGTTGGCCGATCAGGCATACGCCTCCTTCAACGCCCGCTTTTGGTGCCAGTCGGCCGGCCACCTGTTCGACGTGGTGGACGGGGACCATGGCGACGACATCGCGTGCCGGCCCAACCAGATCTTCGCCGTCTCGCTCGACCATCCGGTGCTGGAGCGCGACCGGTGGGAGCCCGTGGTGGAGACGGTGCGCAGCCGGTTGCTGACCCCGGTCGGGCTGCGGTCGCTGGCACCGGGCAGCCATGACTACAAGGCCAAATATTTCGGCGACCTGCGGGCGCGCGACGCGGCCTATCACCAGGGCACCGTCTGGGGCTGGCTGATCGGCCCCTATGTCGATGCATGGCTGAAGCTGCATCCGGAGGACAAGGCGGGAGCGCGCCGGCTGCTGGAGAGCTTCCTGCCCCATCTGGACGAGGCCGGCATCGGCACCATCAGCGAAATCTTCGATGCAGAGGCCCCTTTCACCCCGCGCGGCTGCATCTCCCAGGCCTGGAGCGTGGCCGAGGTCCTGCGCTGCTGGGTGAAGACTGAGGGATAG
- a CDS encoding DUF882 domain-containing protein, with product MHLGDDERAAPAIGRRGFLSFAVAAVSAAVPVASATITGVATSVVTAPVLFGTGSAEAAPLTGGVRRLTLHNINTNERFDGVYWADGHYKPDALRKLDVLLRDHRAKQVCRYDPRLFDLLARVHQSVGSDDPFEVICGYRSRRTNAMARRRSRGVAKESYHTRGMAIDIRLPDTQLRAISETARAMQAGGVGFYPRSGFVHLDVGPVRSW from the coding sequence ATGCATTTGGGGGATGATGAGCGTGCCGCACCGGCGATCGGGCGGCGCGGGTTCCTGAGCTTTGCCGTAGCGGCAGTGTCTGCGGCGGTTCCTGTCGCCTCGGCGACGATCACGGGGGTAGCCACCAGCGTGGTGACGGCTCCGGTCCTGTTCGGGACCGGTTCGGCGGAGGCGGCGCCTCTGACCGGCGGCGTCCGCCGCCTGACCCTTCATAACATCAACACGAACGAACGGTTCGACGGCGTCTATTGGGCGGACGGCCATTACAAGCCGGACGCGTTGCGCAAGCTGGACGTGCTGTTGCGCGACCACCGCGCCAAGCAGGTCTGCCGCTATGACCCGCGCCTGTTCGACCTGCTGGCCCGCGTACACCAGTCCGTCGGTTCCGACGATCCGTTCGAGGTGATCTGCGGCTACCGGTCCCGCCGGACCAACGCCATGGCGCGGCGCCGGTCGCGTGGGGTCGCCAAGGAAAGCTACCACACCCGCGGCATGGCCATCGATATCCGCCTGCCCGATACCCAATTGCGCGCGATCTCCGAGACGGCGCGGGCGATGCAGGCCGGCGGCGTCGGATTTTACCCGCGCAGCGGTTTCGTTCATCTCGACGTTGGTCCCGTCCGCAGCTGGTGA
- the treZ gene encoding malto-oligosyltrehalose trehalohydrolase: MELVIGPDGRTAVLESEGNGYFSGAVPGLEAGALYRFRLDGRETLYPDPMSRFQPDGPHGPSQLVDPHRFAWTDQGWSGRPIAGQVIYEMHIGTFTREGSWDAALAELQALAELGVTVLEVMPVSDFPGRFGWGYDGVNLFAPTHLYGDPDAMRRFVDGAHRLGLAVILDVVYNHLGPDGNYLKCFAGAYFTDRYKNDWGESINFDGRVSAPVREYFLTNAAFWIEEYHLDGLRLDATQSIFDASTPHILTDISRVVREAAGHRAVILVGENEPQHSSMVKPAGEGGYGLCAIWNDDFHHSAMVALTGRMEAYYSDYRGTPQELVSAAKYGFLYQGQWYGWQGKRRGMPAFGMPQPAFIAFLQNHDQIANSARGQRLHALTTPGRLRAMTALTLLGPATPMLFQGQEFAASAPFLYFADHQPELAAMVGKGRAEFLSQFPSIADPAMLEGLSRPDAEDGFTRCKLDHRERETNAGVWALHRDLLRLRREDPVFSAQRAGGPEGGLDGAVLGEEAFVLRFFHDGEEGGDRLLLVNLGRDLTLPALAEPLLAPPGDGAWTVLWSSEEPAYGGCGTAPVERPGGAWRLPGHAALVLGPARGFPTESDGAGGDTTPVIVVSKSM, translated from the coding sequence GTGGAACTAGTGATCGGGCCGGACGGGCGTACCGCGGTGCTGGAGAGCGAGGGTAACGGCTATTTCTCCGGCGCGGTGCCTGGGCTGGAGGCCGGCGCGCTCTACCGGTTCCGGCTGGACGGCAGGGAGACGCTCTATCCCGACCCGATGTCGCGCTTCCAGCCGGACGGGCCGCACGGTCCCTCGCAACTGGTCGATCCGCACCGTTTCGCCTGGACCGACCAGGGCTGGAGCGGCCGGCCGATCGCCGGTCAGGTCATCTACGAGATGCACATCGGCACCTTCACCCGGGAAGGCAGTTGGGACGCGGCGCTGGCGGAACTGCAGGCGCTGGCCGAACTCGGCGTCACGGTGCTGGAGGTGATGCCGGTCTCGGACTTCCCCGGCCGCTTCGGCTGGGGCTATGACGGGGTGAACCTGTTCGCGCCGACGCACCTGTATGGCGATCCCGACGCCATGCGCCGCTTCGTCGACGGGGCGCACCGGCTGGGGCTCGCCGTCATCCTCGACGTCGTCTACAACCATCTGGGCCCGGACGGCAATTATCTGAAATGCTTCGCCGGAGCGTACTTCACCGACCGCTACAAAAACGACTGGGGCGAGTCGATCAATTTCGATGGTCGCGTTTCCGCTCCGGTGCGCGAATATTTCCTCACCAATGCCGCCTTCTGGATCGAGGAATACCATTTGGACGGGCTGCGGCTCGACGCCACCCAGTCGATCTTCGACGCCAGCACCCCGCACATCCTGACCGACATCTCCCGTGTCGTGCGCGAGGCCGCCGGCCATCGTGCCGTCATCCTGGTGGGAGAGAACGAGCCGCAGCACTCCAGCATGGTGAAGCCGGCCGGGGAGGGCGGTTATGGGCTCTGCGCCATCTGGAACGACGATTTCCACCATTCCGCCATGGTGGCGCTGACCGGCCGGATGGAGGCCTATTACAGCGACTACCGCGGCACGCCGCAGGAACTGGTGTCGGCGGCGAAGTACGGTTTCCTCTATCAGGGCCAATGGTATGGCTGGCAGGGCAAGCGCCGCGGCATGCCGGCCTTCGGAATGCCGCAACCGGCCTTCATCGCCTTCCTGCAGAACCATGACCAGATCGCCAACTCGGCCCGCGGCCAGCGCCTGCATGCGCTGACCACGCCGGGCCGGCTGCGGGCGATGACGGCGCTGACCCTGCTCGGCCCGGCCACGCCGATGCTGTTCCAGGGACAGGAGTTCGCGGCCAGCGCCCCATTCCTCTATTTCGCCGACCATCAACCCGAACTTGCGGCCATGGTCGGGAAGGGGCGGGCGGAGTTCCTGAGCCAGTTCCCCAGCATCGCCGACCCGGCGATGCTGGAGGGTTTGTCCAGGCCGGACGCCGAGGACGGCTTCACCCGTTGCAAGCTCGACCACCGGGAGCGTGAGACCAACGCCGGTGTCTGGGCGCTGCACCGCGACCTGCTGCGGCTGCGCCGCGAGGATCCGGTCTTCTCCGCCCAGCGGGCCGGCGGGCCGGAGGGTGGACTGGATGGTGCCGTGCTGGGCGAGGAAGCCTTCGTCCTGCGCTTTTTCCATGACGGTGAAGAGGGCGGCGACCGGCTGCTGCTGGTCAATCTGGGTCGTGACCTGACGCTGCCCGCGCTGGCCGAGCCGCTGCTTGCTCCGCCCGGGGATGGCGCCTGGACGGTGCTGTGGTCGAGCGAGGAACCTGCCTATGGCGGCTGCGGAACGGCGCCGGTGGAGCGGCCGGGCGGCGCATGGCGGCTGCCCGGCCATGCCGCCCTGGTGCTGGGGCCGGCGCGCGGCTTCCCGACGGAAAGCGACGGTGCCGGGGGCGACACAACCCCGGTCATCGTGGTTTCCAAAAGCATGTAA
- a CDS encoding L,D-transpeptidase family protein, producing the protein MTVSADLHKPRKLAALALAAASALALLGAAPADALPYRDTLTQWADRLDAAAVELDRAAPQVSARIGEGGLMKLGSAGERVGRLAQRLVELGLLPADKLSDLFTIDIDRAVKSFQLSQRMKPDGLVGAGTRAALDRTPAEAAALMRQSAAAMRSFRDTAPDSVLVVNLTDQTTTLVRGGEEELTMRAIVGRPSRETPLLTDRITHIIVNPTWTVPPTILKEDKLPMLRAKGTPGIQNAVVYLDGQEVAPETVDWNEVSPGRVRIVQQPGDHNALGRFRFNLTNPYDIYLHGTNEPRLFARELRSISSGCVRLEDPRRLAELLLQGTTVTPARIDRMLDRPQPQWVKLAAPMPVQFVYWIATVETDGTVRLHPDIYDRLDDAPATVSVPATDAPSTMPATPAAPPTDTGRAAATGGRSDTAGSEGAPAAGAVPADTSRA; encoded by the coding sequence ATGACCGTATCCGCCGATCTCCACAAGCCCCGCAAGCTGGCCGCCCTGGCACTGGCCGCCGCATCGGCGCTGGCGTTGCTTGGGGCCGCACCGGCGGACGCCCTGCCCTACCGCGACACCCTGACGCAATGGGCCGACCGCCTGGATGCCGCCGCGGTCGAACTGGACCGCGCCGCACCGCAGGTCTCAGCCCGGATCGGCGAAGGCGGGCTGATGAAGCTCGGCAGCGCGGGCGAACGGGTGGGCCGTCTGGCGCAACGGCTCGTGGAGTTGGGGCTGCTGCCGGCCGACAAGCTGTCCGACCTGTTCACCATCGACATCGACCGTGCGGTGAAGTCGTTCCAGCTCTCGCAACGAATGAAACCGGACGGGCTGGTAGGGGCCGGCACCCGCGCGGCGCTCGACCGTACCCCCGCCGAGGCCGCGGCCCTGATGCGACAGAGTGCGGCGGCGATGCGCAGCTTCCGCGACACCGCGCCCGACAGCGTGCTGGTGGTGAACCTGACCGACCAGACCACCACACTGGTCCGCGGCGGAGAGGAGGAGTTGACGATGCGCGCCATCGTCGGACGGCCGTCGCGCGAGACGCCGCTGCTGACCGACCGGATCACGCACATCATCGTCAACCCGACCTGGACCGTGCCACCCACCATCCTGAAGGAAGACAAGCTGCCGATGCTACGGGCCAAGGGTACGCCCGGCATCCAGAACGCCGTCGTCTATCTCGACGGGCAGGAGGTGGCTCCCGAAACGGTCGACTGGAACGAAGTCAGCCCCGGTCGCGTCCGGATCGTGCAGCAGCCGGGCGACCACAATGCGCTTGGCCGCTTTCGCTTCAACCTGACCAACCCTTACGATATCTATCTGCACGGCACCAACGAGCCACGGCTGTTCGCCCGCGAGTTGCGCTCGATCAGTTCCGGCTGCGTGCGGCTGGAGGATCCGCGGCGCCTGGCCGAACTGCTTCTCCAGGGAACCACCGTGACACCGGCACGCATCGACCGCATGCTGGACCGCCCACAGCCGCAATGGGTGAAGCTGGCGGCTCCCATGCCGGTGCAGTTCGTCTACTGGATCGCGACCGTGGAGACGGACGGAACGGTCCGCCTGCATCCCGACATCTACGACCGGCTGGACGACGCGCCGGCCACCGTCTCGGTTCCGGCGACGGATGCGCCGTCCACCATGCCGGCCACGCCTGCGGCCCCCCCGACCGACACCGGCCGCGCCGCGGCGACGGGCGGCAGGTCCGATACGGCCGGGTCGGAGGGCGCTCCTGCTGCCGGTGCCGTCCCTGCCGACACGTCGCGCGCCTGA
- a CDS encoding zinc-dependent alcohol dehydrogenase, whose amino-acid sequence MKALCWNGPGDLRVERVRDPVLVNPHDVIVKVTLSSVCGSDLPLLDGHVPTMRPGDIIGREFLGEIVEKGAEVRHLNRGDRVVVMSVIGCGHCGHCRNGESALCDNSNPNPERARAAYGHCGAGLFGHSHAFGGYAGSHADYVRVPYADFNAIRVPEGVSDETAVFLSDTVPTGYMAAEMAGIRPGDVVAVWGCGAVGQMAIHSAHLLGAGRVIGIDRVSGRLRAAQMKAGAETLDYGRVDVFDSLQAMTGGRGPDACIDAVGMDADDNAGDGASNPAEDLYDRGKRTVGRTVGRMVGQAVEQEAVGVRTDRPAVLRQMIESCRKGGTLSIVGEYGGLIDRFPLGAAMNKGLAFRMGRQNGQRSAMRLFEHIGKGELDPSYLMTHRLPLDDGPQGYRLFKDRAEDCLRVVFAPHS is encoded by the coding sequence ATGAAGGCGCTCTGCTGGAACGGCCCTGGTGACCTGCGGGTGGAGCGGGTGCGCGACCCGGTGCTGGTCAACCCACATGACGTGATCGTCAAGGTGACGCTGTCGTCGGTCTGCGGATCGGACCTGCCTCTGCTCGACGGCCATGTGCCGACCATGCGGCCGGGCGACATCATCGGCCGCGAGTTCCTCGGCGAGATCGTGGAGAAGGGGGCGGAGGTCCGCCATCTCAACCGCGGCGACCGGGTCGTCGTCATGTCGGTCATCGGCTGCGGCCATTGCGGCCATTGCCGGAACGGCGAAAGCGCGCTGTGCGACAACTCCAACCCCAATCCGGAGCGTGCCCGTGCCGCCTACGGCCATTGCGGTGCCGGCCTCTTCGGCCATAGCCACGCCTTCGGCGGCTATGCCGGCAGCCATGCCGACTATGTCCGCGTGCCCTATGCGGACTTCAACGCCATCCGCGTGCCGGAGGGGGTGAGCGACGAGACGGCGGTCTTCCTGTCCGACACGGTGCCGACCGGCTACATGGCCGCCGAGATGGCCGGCATCAGGCCGGGCGACGTGGTGGCGGTGTGGGGCTGCGGCGCGGTTGGCCAGATGGCGATCCACAGCGCCCATCTGCTGGGTGCCGGGCGGGTGATCGGCATCGACCGCGTTTCCGGCCGGCTGCGCGCCGCCCAGATGAAGGCGGGAGCGGAAACGCTGGACTATGGCCGCGTCGACGTCTTCGACTCGCTGCAGGCGATGACCGGGGGGCGCGGCCCCGACGCCTGCATCGACGCGGTCGGAATGGATGCCGACGACAATGCTGGCGATGGCGCCTCCAACCCGGCGGAGGATCTGTACGACCGCGGCAAACGGACGGTCGGGCGGACGGTCGGCCGGATGGTTGGGCAGGCGGTGGAGCAGGAGGCGGTGGGGGTGCGGACCGACCGGCCGGCGGTGTTGCGGCAGATGATCGAGAGTTGCCGCAAGGGCGGCACCCTCTCCATCGTCGGCGAGTATGGCGGGCTGATCGACCGCTTCCCGCTGGGGGCGGCGATGAACAAGGGGCTGGCCTTCCGCATGGGACGGCAGAACGGCCAACGCTCCGCCATGCGCCTGTTCGAGCATATCGGGAAGGGAGAGCTCGATCCGTCCTACCTGATGACGCACCGCCTGCCGCTGGACGACGGGCCGCAGGGCTATCGTCTGTTCAAGGACAGGGCCGAGGATTGCCTGCGCGTCGTCTTCGCCCCGCATTCCTGA
- a CDS encoding polysaccharide deacetylase family protein: protein MLRILWPNAAFPAPSPRVADAVRSRVAAPVVRQHGSLLGTVVVATALLGGALSLPASSHAAETRPQRPPAAKQTAAPAAASAKAEEKPAATPTANGPVLQLGIYSGDGDAWWSWKSLQRREPELTANLTASVMLLDGKSESGGVALYAQIGKGVDPKALCRKLVGAGFGCLVVDRPAPSAAQVPNAQTAAVAANSPMPAAAAPAPAPAKPPAVTVAVAQPSAEPQPATKPEVPQPAIIPEVPQPAVKPEPPQPGTTTSVLAPIGSAVAAPLAPPPPSVALAIPPADGTIIYSEEDARTMADIEQHSRRKGRLRSVMPDSRYDVMPATLKKQNWNLCALTFDDGPHRTVTRQVLDILNREGVRATYFPVGRIAERHGELIHDFVVSGHEIGNHSLTHSDLRKMDAAGARYEITEANRILREFGANPVLFRPPYGRYSEDLLAIAREERMGSVLWSVDTRDWQVRNADKIVSQIKAGGMPGNVFLMHSTYPSTAQALPRVIAELRQKGCEFVTLSEWLDRARNLTLPKIVNAGMPSPPADAATDRQ, encoded by the coding sequence ATGTTGCGCATCCTTTGGCCGAACGCCGCCTTTCCCGCCCCCTCCCCCAGGGTGGCCGACGCCGTCCGCAGCCGAGTCGCCGCACCGGTCGTCCGGCAGCACGGCAGCCTGCTCGGCACGGTGGTGGTCGCTACGGCCCTGCTGGGCGGCGCCCTGAGCCTGCCGGCGTCGTCCCATGCCGCTGAAACCCGACCGCAACGCCCGCCCGCCGCGAAGCAGACGGCCGCTCCGGCCGCAGCTTCTGCCAAGGCGGAAGAAAAGCCCGCCGCGACGCCCACGGCCAATGGACCGGTGTTGCAACTCGGCATCTATTCCGGCGACGGCGACGCATGGTGGAGCTGGAAAAGCCTGCAACGGCGCGAGCCGGAGCTGACCGCCAACCTGACCGCGTCGGTCATGCTGCTGGACGGCAAGAGCGAGTCCGGCGGCGTGGCTCTGTACGCCCAGATCGGCAAGGGCGTCGATCCGAAGGCGCTGTGCCGCAAGCTCGTCGGTGCCGGCTTCGGCTGCCTCGTCGTCGATCGGCCTGCGCCGTCCGCCGCACAGGTTCCAAACGCCCAGACGGCGGCCGTAGCAGCGAATTCCCCGATGCCGGCCGCCGCCGCTCCCGCCCCGGCACCGGCCAAACCGCCGGCCGTGACCGTCGCCGTCGCGCAGCCTTCGGCCGAACCACAACCGGCCACCAAGCCGGAGGTGCCGCAACCGGCCATCATACCGGAGGTACCGCAGCCCGCCGTCAAGCCCGAGCCGCCGCAGCCGGGCACCACCACCTCGGTCCTGGCGCCCATCGGCTCGGCCGTCGCGGCACCGCTCGCCCCGCCTCCACCGTCGGTCGCCCTTGCGATACCGCCGGCCGACGGCACGATCATCTACAGCGAGGAAGATGCCCGCACGATGGCGGACATCGAGCAACACAGCCGCCGCAAGGGCCGGCTGCGCTCGGTGATGCCGGATTCGCGCTACGACGTGATGCCGGCGACGCTGAAGAAGCAGAACTGGAACCTCTGCGCCCTGACTTTCGACGACGGTCCGCACCGCACGGTCACCCGTCAGGTCCTGGACATCCTGAACCGCGAGGGTGTACGCGCCACCTATTTCCCGGTCGGGCGCATCGCCGAACGGCACGGGGAACTGATCCACGACTTCGTCGTGAGCGGGCACGAGATCGGCAACCACAGCCTGACCCATTCCGACCTGCGCAAGATGGACGCGGCCGGGGCGCGTTACGAGATCACCGAGGCCAACCGCATCCTGCGCGAATTCGGTGCCAATCCGGTGCTGTTCCGCCCGCCCTACGGACGCTATTCGGAAGATCTGCTGGCCATCGCGCGGGAAGAGCGCATGGGCTCCGTCCTATGGTCGGTCGATACCCGCGACTGGCAGGTCCGCAACGCCGACAAGATCGTCAGCCAGATCAAGGCCGGCGGCATGCCGGGCAACGTCTTCCTGATGCACTCCACCTATCCCTCCACCGCACAGGCCCTGCCCCGCGTGATCGCCGAACTGCGGCAAAAGGGGTGCGAGTTCGTCACGCTGTCGGAATGGCTGGATAGGGCACGCAACCTGACGCTTCCCAAGATCGTCAATGCCGGAATGCCGTCGCCGCCTGCCGACGCGGCGACCGACCGCCAGTAA
- a CDS encoding dynamin family protein: MTPRQALQQRLAALDAHLRAENPNLLPVLPTFRAFDRILSGLGLIDRHESLTTRIPWWPMVAVLGTFSAGKSTFLNGYLGEALQNTGNQAVDDKFTVICHGPETRKEALPGTALNADPRFPFYRIADEIEKVSAGEGKRIDNYLQLKTLSGPRTRGKIFIDSPGFDADDQRRSVLRLVDHIVELSDLVLVFFDARHPEPGAMQDTLRHLVAKTVNRADARKVCYILNQVDTTAKEDNLEAVFGAWQRAIAQAGLVSGRFYAIYDQRSAVAIADDGQRARYEARRDHDLAEIHSRINEVEVARSYRIIGSIDSLTKELEGEVVPKLREAMAAWRRRVLIADAVWATLLVLVLGVVLQTVGGGFGAFLGWLFETGADGGVPVRLIGAAVVLGGLFLAGHFKIRQFFAGRIAATLGDRFGDVDLNLRQAFLRNTRFFRSIFAKQPAGWSGRARKAIFAIREATAVHVQRINDLYTDPAGRRAKAAAAAAE; this comes from the coding sequence ATGACCCCCCGGCAAGCCCTTCAGCAGCGCCTCGCGGCATTGGACGCGCATCTGCGCGCTGAAAACCCGAACCTGCTGCCGGTCCTCCCGACCTTCCGCGCCTTCGACCGGATTCTGTCCGGCCTGGGGCTGATCGACCGTCACGAATCGCTGACCACCCGCATCCCCTGGTGGCCGATGGTGGCGGTGCTCGGCACCTTCTCGGCCGGCAAGTCGACCTTCCTCAACGGCTATCTGGGCGAGGCGCTGCAGAACACCGGCAACCAGGCGGTCGACGACAAGTTCACGGTGATCTGCCACGGCCCGGAGACGCGGAAGGAGGCGCTGCCCGGCACCGCCCTGAACGCCGATCCGCGCTTTCCCTTCTACCGCATCGCCGACGAGATCGAGAAGGTGTCGGCCGGCGAGGGCAAGCGGATCGACAATTATCTCCAGTTGAAGACGTTGTCCGGCCCGCGGACCCGGGGCAAGATCTTCATCGATTCGCCCGGTTTCGACGCCGACGACCAGCGCCGCTCGGTCCTGCGGCTGGTGGACCATATCGTCGAGCTGTCCGACCTCGTCCTGGTCTTCTTCGACGCCCGCCATCCCGAACCGGGAGCCATGCAGGACACGCTGCGACATCTGGTCGCCAAGACGGTCAACCGCGCCGATGCCCGCAAGGTCTGCTACATCCTGAACCAGGTCGACACCACGGCGAAGGAGGACAATCTGGAGGCGGTGTTCGGAGCCTGGCAGCGCGCCATCGCCCAGGCCGGGCTGGTGTCGGGCCGATTCTATGCGATCTACGACCAGCGTTCCGCCGTCGCCATCGCGGATGACGGCCAGCGCGCCCGCTACGAGGCGCGGCGCGATCACGACCTTGCCGAGATCCACAGCCGGATCAACGAGGTGGAGGTCGCCCGCTCCTACCGCATCATCGGTTCCATCGACAGCCTGACCAAGGAGCTGGAGGGAGAGGTGGTTCCCAAGCTCCGCGAGGCGATGGCGGCGTGGCGGCGCCGCGTGCTGATCGCCGACGCGGTGTGGGCCACGCTGCTGGTGCTGGTGCTGGGCGTGGTGCTGCAGACGGTTGGCGGCGGGTTCGGCGCCTTCCTCGGCTGGCTGTTCGAGACCGGGGCCGACGGCGGCGTGCCGGTGCGGCTGATCGGTGCCGCCGTGGTCCTGGGCGGCCTGTTCCTGGCCGGGCATTTCAAGATCCGGCAGTTCTTCGCCGGCCGCATCGCCGCGACGCTCGGCGACCGTTTTGGCGACGTCGACCTTAACCTGCGGCAGGCCTTCCTGCGCAACACGCGCTTCTTCCGGTCGATCTTCGCCAAGCAACCGGCCGGGTGGAGTGGCCGCGCCCGCAAGGCCATCTTCGCCATCCGCGAGGCGACGGCGGTGCATGTCCAGCGCATCAACGATCTCTACACCGACCCGGCCGGCCGCCGCGCCAAGGCCGCTGCCGCGGCGGCGGAGTGA
- a CDS encoding DUF2934 domain-containing protein codes for MKTTPHHMDEELESRIRRRAHEIWEREGRPDGRENAHWELASEEIAIQDNYLDTLKPNPAGGPEATAMRTEPVEPVLSMANQGEQPGLADQGEEFGMPMRGDRDVWPRPDEAASTAVPPNRSKKTRRRA; via the coding sequence ATGAAGACGACGCCCCATCATATGGACGAGGAACTGGAAAGCCGCATCCGCCGGCGTGCCCATGAAATCTGGGAGCGGGAAGGCCGTCCGGACGGGCGCGAGAATGCCCATTGGGAACTCGCCAGCGAGGAGATTGCGATCCAGGACAATTATCTGGACACGCTCAAGCCCAACCCGGCCGGGGGACCGGAAGCGACGGCGATGCGGACGGAACCGGTCGAACCGGTGCTGAGCATGGCGAACCAGGGAGAACAGCCGGGGCTTGCCGACCAGGGCGAGGAGTTCGGTATGCCGATGCGCGGCGACCGCGACGTCTGGCCGAGGCCGGACGAGGCCGCCTCCACCGCCGTTCCGCCCAACCGCAGCAAGAAGACGCGCCGCCGGGCTTGA